A single Microbacterium protaetiae DNA region contains:
- a CDS encoding amino acid ABC transporter ATP-binding protein, whose amino-acid sequence MNPQATTPVLEVVGLRKAFGDQVALDGIDFTVNESEVVAILGPSGSGKSTLVRCVDLLEPVDGGAMYLDGHLLGFETHRGHLRPMSDADIQRQRRRMGMVFQQFNLFPHWTVLRNITEAPIRVHKVPAAQARARAMELLERVGLADKAQAHPRQLSGGQQQRVAIARAVAANPRILLFDEPTSSLDPELVNEVLQVMKDLATTGMTMVVVTHEMEFARNVADRCVFMADGYVIEDRPAQEFFRSPRSTRLQSFLQRTSPPPRDTVPQ is encoded by the coding sequence ATGAACCCGCAAGCGACGACACCCGTTCTGGAGGTCGTGGGACTGCGAAAGGCCTTCGGTGATCAGGTGGCGCTCGATGGCATCGACTTCACCGTCAACGAGTCCGAGGTCGTCGCGATCCTCGGCCCTTCCGGTTCGGGCAAGTCGACGCTCGTACGCTGTGTGGATCTGCTCGAGCCCGTCGACGGTGGGGCGATGTATCTGGACGGGCACCTGCTCGGGTTCGAAACGCATCGCGGTCACCTGCGCCCTATGTCGGATGCCGACATCCAGCGTCAGCGACGACGGATGGGCATGGTATTCCAGCAGTTCAATCTCTTCCCGCACTGGACTGTCCTGCGTAATATCACCGAAGCCCCGATCAGGGTCCACAAGGTGCCGGCGGCGCAGGCACGTGCTCGCGCGATGGAACTGCTCGAGCGGGTCGGGCTGGCCGACAAGGCGCAGGCGCACCCCCGGCAGCTATCCGGTGGACAGCAGCAGCGCGTCGCGATAGCCCGCGCTGTCGCGGCGAATCCGCGCATCCTGCTTTTCGACGAGCCGACGAGTTCGCTCGATCCCGAACTCGTCAATGAGGTGCTGCAGGTGATGAAGGACCTGGCCACCACCGGTATGACCATGGTCGTCGTCACCCACGAGATGGAGTTCGCGCGCAATGTCGCGGACCGTTGCGTCTTCATGGCAGACGGGTACGTGATCGAAGACCGTCCGGCGCAGGAGTTCTTCCGGTCGCCGCGGTCGACGCGGCTGCAGAGCTTCCTGCAACGCACATCCCCACCCCCACGCGACACGGTGCCACAGTGA
- a CDS encoding CaiB/BaiF CoA transferase family protein — MSENKGPLQGKVILDLTTALAGPYATLLLAGLGARVIKIENPTRGGDSSRNNSPYVTADGLSVRRSDPRDMSVSMMVRGRNKESMTLNLKHPASRDIFLDLARQADIIVENYSAGVTKRLGIDYDAVRSVNSKLIYTSISGFGAQGVSVGDGKAMDTIIQALSGVMMTAGEPGDPPVRFGLPVGDLVAPMFAVIGTLAAVIHADETGEGQHVDVSMLGSLTSLVACEPFDALESVGIPLRTGAYVPRLAPFGTFRSADGWFAICAPTDSFADGALRAIDRADLAGDAKYASRDARVHNADELHDLIAQWAASRPMDEVLHTFEAHGVPVAPVRDTADAVRDELVLQRHEVVPIVHPQFGHIDGLYGSGLPVTFSRSGADLSQPAPALGEHTDTVLAEMLGLEAPAIDRLRTDGVL, encoded by the coding sequence ATGAGCGAGAACAAGGGACCACTTCAGGGGAAGGTCATCCTCGACCTGACGACGGCGCTGGCCGGCCCTTACGCGACGCTCCTGCTGGCCGGCTTGGGCGCGCGGGTGATCAAGATCGAGAATCCCACTCGCGGCGGTGACTCATCGCGGAACAACTCGCCGTACGTGACGGCGGACGGCCTGAGCGTCCGGCGGTCGGATCCTCGCGATATGTCGGTGTCGATGATGGTGCGCGGCCGCAACAAGGAGAGCATGACGCTCAATCTCAAGCATCCTGCCAGTCGCGACATCTTCCTCGACCTGGCGCGTCAGGCCGACATCATCGTCGAGAACTACAGTGCCGGCGTCACGAAGCGACTGGGAATCGACTACGACGCCGTTCGCTCCGTCAATTCGAAGCTGATCTACACCTCGATCAGCGGATTCGGTGCGCAAGGGGTCTCCGTCGGCGATGGAAAGGCCATGGACACCATCATCCAGGCGCTCAGCGGCGTCATGATGACGGCGGGCGAGCCCGGCGACCCGCCCGTGCGGTTCGGGCTGCCCGTCGGCGATCTCGTCGCGCCGATGTTCGCGGTGATCGGCACCCTCGCCGCCGTCATCCACGCCGACGAGACAGGGGAAGGACAGCATGTCGACGTCTCGATGCTCGGAAGCCTCACCTCGCTCGTCGCGTGCGAGCCGTTCGATGCATTGGAATCGGTCGGGATCCCGCTGCGCACGGGCGCGTATGTGCCCCGGCTCGCGCCGTTCGGCACCTTCCGCTCGGCCGATGGCTGGTTCGCCATCTGCGCGCCCACGGATTCTTTCGCCGACGGCGCTCTGCGCGCCATCGACCGCGCAGATCTCGCCGGCGACGCCAAGTACGCCTCGCGGGACGCGCGCGTGCACAACGCCGACGAACTGCACGATCTGATCGCGCAGTGGGCCGCCTCCAGGCCGATGGACGAGGTGCTGCACACCTTCGAGGCCCATGGCGTGCCCGTCGCGCCGGTGCGTGACACCGCAGACGCCGTGCGGGACGAGCTCGTGCTCCAGCGCCACGAGGTGGTGCCGATCGTCCACCCGCAATTCGGCCACATCGACGGACTCTACGGCAGCGGGCTGCCCGTGACCTTCTCGCGCAGTGGCGCTGATCTCTCCCAACCCGCACCGGCGTTGGGCGAGCACACCGACACCGTCCTGGCTGAGATGCTCGGGCTCGAGGCGCCGGCGATCGACCGCCTGCGCACGGACGGTGTGCTGTGA
- a CDS encoding 2-hydroxyacyl-CoA dehydratase family protein encodes MTTTIGIVGNDVPRQLVMAADAVPQRLTGTWDGRLDARASALLGAVDPVVTGILTEILEGCHDDLAGLVVCNDAQAHLRLFYVLRMLRGEGLPPVHLLDLPRLDSPAARRFAAHQLTALSEFCAGLSGTSPTASRLRAAAAAESQVGAALVRLRARRRAASAVPGADALSAIIAAGALPVTDAVAALDAVVDPAPSQLVRVHVTGSSHPDPTMYAALEAHGLVVVSDDHSTGDQAWIGESVDSGELDDVCEGLVELHFARTADSAGASIAARAALTRASAQAGGARFALSLIREDEEAPAWDFAAVSDELATAGIPALSRRWIRRGQSTTVAAEVAAKILDERIAS; translated from the coding sequence GTGACGACGACCATCGGGATCGTCGGCAACGATGTGCCGCGTCAGCTCGTGATGGCGGCCGATGCCGTTCCCCAGCGCCTCACCGGAACATGGGACGGTCGGCTCGATGCGCGGGCATCCGCGTTGCTCGGCGCCGTGGATCCGGTGGTCACCGGCATCCTGACCGAAATACTGGAGGGGTGCCATGACGACCTCGCCGGTCTCGTGGTGTGCAACGACGCACAGGCGCATCTGCGTCTGTTCTACGTGCTGCGGATGCTGCGTGGCGAGGGACTTCCGCCGGTCCACCTGCTCGACCTGCCTCGCCTCGACAGCCCCGCAGCCCGCCGCTTCGCCGCGCATCAGTTGACGGCCCTGTCGGAGTTCTGCGCCGGGCTGTCGGGGACATCGCCCACGGCCTCCCGTCTGCGAGCCGCGGCTGCGGCCGAGTCGCAGGTGGGAGCGGCGCTGGTCCGGTTGCGTGCCCGTCGCCGCGCGGCGTCGGCCGTGCCCGGCGCCGACGCGCTCTCGGCGATCATCGCCGCCGGCGCATTGCCGGTGACGGATGCCGTGGCCGCCCTCGACGCCGTGGTCGATCCCGCGCCCTCCCAGTTGGTGCGCGTGCACGTGACGGGAAGCTCGCATCCGGATCCAACGATGTATGCCGCGCTGGAGGCGCACGGACTCGTCGTGGTCAGCGATGACCACTCCACTGGCGACCAGGCGTGGATCGGCGAGTCCGTCGATTCCGGCGAGCTCGATGACGTCTGCGAGGGACTCGTCGAACTGCACTTCGCGCGGACAGCGGATTCGGCCGGCGCATCGATAGCGGCGCGCGCCGCGCTTACGCGTGCGAGCGCACAGGCCGGCGGCGCACGATTCGCCCTTTCACTGATCCGCGAAGACGAGGAAGCCCCCGCCTGGGACTTCGCGGCCGTCAGCGACGAGCTCGCAACCGCCGGCATCCCCGCACTGTCGCGGCGATGGATCCGCCGCGGGCAGTCGACGACGGTGGCTGCCGAGGTTGCGGCAAAGATCCTTGACGAACGGATCGCGTCATGA
- a CDS encoding 2-hydroxyacyl-CoA dehydratase family protein: protein MSAARLASAVAATSYQREWFQRLRERAAGGAPTAFVNADAPHEVFRALDIPYVVNQWWASVIAAKRTGPAALSQLTAHGLPDDSRQYDALALGAQELDEARAPWGGLPSPTFAVSERSGDVSHKIFELWGRRAGTETFLLNRTAAVPAPDGWWDLVPERWEEVFGAERIDLLEAEIRQLIGVLEDRTGRTLEHEALVEVMALANEQAEWNQRTRALIATARPTPIAVTDSIPSVMVPQWHRGTPWAVEAARRLHDEVAERIEGGVAVHAGERRRLMWIGRGLWSDLEMYRSFQDEFGAVFVWSMYLAIAADGYLRRGVDPVRTLAARFVGLTDLLYVPPMSSSWYVKEALSHGIDGVVHLVADDTPGAAFISEALEDQNIPVLEIVANNADSRSTERARVHERIAEFIRSRVPARD, encoded by the coding sequence ATGAGCGCCGCCAGGCTCGCCAGCGCGGTCGCGGCGACGTCGTACCAGCGCGAGTGGTTCCAACGACTGCGAGAGCGGGCCGCCGGCGGAGCGCCCACGGCCTTCGTCAACGCGGATGCTCCGCACGAGGTCTTCCGCGCGCTCGACATACCGTACGTCGTCAACCAGTGGTGGGCGTCGGTGATCGCCGCGAAGCGCACGGGGCCTGCGGCGCTGTCGCAGTTGACGGCGCACGGCCTGCCAGATGACAGTCGCCAGTACGACGCGCTGGCACTGGGGGCGCAAGAGCTCGATGAGGCTCGTGCGCCGTGGGGCGGGCTGCCCTCGCCCACCTTCGCGGTGTCGGAGCGCAGCGGTGATGTCAGTCACAAGATCTTCGAGCTGTGGGGCCGGCGGGCGGGGACCGAGACCTTCCTCCTCAATCGCACAGCGGCCGTCCCCGCACCCGACGGGTGGTGGGATCTCGTTCCGGAACGCTGGGAGGAGGTCTTCGGCGCAGAGCGTATCGACCTGCTCGAGGCGGAGATCCGTCAGCTCATCGGGGTGCTGGAGGATCGCACCGGACGGACGCTGGAACACGAGGCCCTCGTCGAGGTCATGGCGCTGGCGAACGAACAGGCGGAGTGGAACCAGCGCACCCGCGCACTCATCGCCACGGCCCGGCCCACTCCGATAGCCGTGACGGACTCCATCCCCAGTGTGATGGTCCCGCAGTGGCACCGCGGCACGCCGTGGGCGGTGGAGGCGGCTCGGCGCCTTCACGACGAGGTCGCAGAGCGGATCGAGGGTGGCGTCGCCGTGCACGCCGGTGAACGTCGCCGTCTGATGTGGATCGGGCGCGGGCTGTGGTCGGATCTGGAGATGTATCGGTCGTTCCAGGACGAGTTCGGCGCCGTCTTCGTCTGGTCAATGTACCTCGCCATCGCCGCGGATGGGTATCTGCGTCGCGGCGTCGACCCGGTGCGCACACTGGCCGCACGGTTCGTCGGACTCACGGATCTACTGTACGTGCCGCCGATGTCGTCGAGCTGGTATGTGAAGGAGGCCCTCTCGCACGGTATCGACGGTGTCGTGCATCTTGTCGCCGACGACACCCCGGGCGCCGCGTTCATTAGCGAGGCACTTGAGGACCAGAACATCCCGGTTCTCGAGATCGTGGCGAACAACGCCGACTCACGCTCGACCGAGCGTGCTCGCGTGCACGAGCGGATCGCAGAGTTCATCCGCTCCCGCGTCCCCGCCCGCGACTGA
- a CDS encoding MFS transporter, with the protein MTRLSALTPFGNARFTLYFTGQVVSNTGTWFQNLALSLVVLEATGSAQSLSGVTVAQFLPLLLLGVPAGRLADRLRPRTILLFTSTLSAVVVCGLAAIVSSAQPAIWAVLALVFALGTVNTFDRVAAQAIIFEIVGTSGLSRAVSISTIALAAARSIGPGLAGIAFAVLGPAVCMLLNAASFVIVFMLILLIRPRILHPRPVVDRQDRTGVRAMLRHRSLVTLLVVNSTVALLALNLMLVLTSTVTLTYRADATSVGAVHALNALGAIVGGVLAAVPPTASVRSLAVGCLVLGGALGVSAAAPTLAVFLVLGPVLGLGVGLYQGLLNASAQASVPPEQLGRTMSLVTVGNYGVAPIGAVVMGAVIDATSGRVALAIGGCAALCMAVFVWVRTRARATVTE; encoded by the coding sequence ATGACGCGTCTGAGTGCGCTCACCCCGTTCGGCAACGCGCGTTTCACTCTCTACTTCACCGGCCAGGTTGTGTCAAACACCGGCACTTGGTTTCAGAACCTCGCGCTCTCGCTCGTGGTGCTGGAAGCCACGGGAAGCGCACAGTCGCTCAGCGGCGTGACAGTAGCGCAGTTCCTGCCCCTCCTGCTGCTCGGCGTGCCGGCCGGGCGACTGGCCGACCGGCTGCGGCCGCGAACCATCCTGCTGTTCACCTCGACACTGTCGGCCGTGGTGGTCTGCGGGCTGGCTGCCATCGTCTCGTCGGCCCAGCCGGCGATCTGGGCCGTGCTCGCCCTCGTGTTCGCGCTTGGTACCGTCAACACCTTCGACCGGGTGGCCGCTCAGGCCATCATCTTCGAGATCGTCGGAACGAGCGGGCTGTCGCGTGCGGTGTCGATCAGTACGATAGCGCTCGCCGCGGCGCGTTCCATCGGCCCGGGGCTGGCAGGAATAGCCTTCGCAGTTCTCGGACCGGCGGTGTGCATGCTGCTGAATGCGGCATCCTTCGTCATCGTCTTCATGCTGATTCTGCTCATCCGGCCCCGAATCCTGCACCCGCGACCGGTCGTGGATCGCCAGGACAGGACGGGAGTGCGGGCCATGCTGCGGCATCGGTCGCTGGTCACGCTGCTGGTGGTCAACTCGACCGTCGCGCTTCTCGCCCTAAATCTCATGCTGGTGCTCACCTCGACGGTCACGTTGACATACCGCGCGGACGCCACGAGCGTCGGCGCCGTGCACGCCTTGAATGCGCTGGGCGCTATCGTCGGCGGCGTGCTCGCAGCAGTGCCGCCGACAGCGTCGGTGCGCTCTCTCGCAGTGGGGTGCCTCGTGCTCGGCGGAGCGCTGGGCGTCAGCGCCGCAGCCCCGACGCTGGCGGTCTTCCTGGTGCTCGGCCCGGTCCTCGGGCTTGGCGTCGGGCTCTATCAAGGCCTGCTCAACGCCAGTGCGCAAGCGAGTGTGCCGCCGGAGCAGCTGGGGCGGACGATGTCGCTCGTGACGGTCGGCAACTACGGTGTCGCCCCGATCGGCGCGGTCGTCATGGGAGCTGTGATCGATGCGACGTCTGGCCGTGTCGCGCTGGCAATCGGCGGATGTGCGGCATTGTGCATGGCCGTCTTCGTGTGGGTGCGCACCCGGGCGCGGGCGACTGTGACGGAGTGA
- a CDS encoding MarR family winged helix-turn-helix transcriptional regulator, giving the protein MDESARDPRGAPATDRLNYTTYRLARALNRAAENTALSLGITMPQFLILQVLGEGLPLSNAQVARRTFVSSQAAHVVSEEMLRAGLIEKTEHPTNRRVRLVRLTDAGWDALSICTRDLVEREARLSDAIESAGEGQTLSEVLTRAAEALAGGYFGDADAEAEAVALRRRPAHGNRLSAS; this is encoded by the coding sequence GTGGATGAGAGTGCGCGCGACCCACGAGGAGCTCCGGCGACCGACCGCCTCAACTACACCACCTACCGGCTCGCGCGGGCCCTGAACCGCGCCGCGGAGAACACGGCCCTGTCACTGGGCATCACCATGCCGCAGTTCCTCATTCTGCAGGTGCTGGGCGAGGGTCTCCCGCTCTCGAACGCGCAGGTCGCGCGTCGTACCTTCGTCAGTTCGCAGGCTGCCCACGTGGTCTCCGAGGAGATGCTGCGCGCCGGGCTCATCGAGAAGACCGAGCACCCCACCAACAGACGAGTACGCCTGGTCCGGCTGACCGACGCCGGGTGGGACGCCCTGTCAATCTGCACGCGGGATCTCGTCGAGCGCGAAGCGCGGTTGTCAGACGCTATAGAGTCGGCAGGAGAGGGTCAGACGCTCTCTGAGGTGCTCACTCGCGCGGCCGAGGCGCTCGCGGGCGGATATTTCGGCGATGCCGACGCCGAAGCCGAGGCGGTGGCGCTGCGGCGCCGTCCGGCGCACGGCAACCGGCTCTCGGCATCCTGA
- a CDS encoding NAD-dependent epimerase/dehydratase family protein produces the protein MRIAVTGSSGKLGSVVARELRAAGHEVTGLDAAGVRGPGFVQVELTDYGQVVDALTAVNDQHDGVDALVHLAAIPAPGIRSDVATFHNNITATFNAFWAASRLGIRRIVYASSETVLGLPFDVPPPYVPVDEEYPPRPESVYSLVKVLEERMATELVRWHPELSITALRFSNVMWPEDYAAFPAFDDDPLLRKWNLWGYVDARDGAQAVHCALEKARPGFDQFIVAAADTVMSRTNDELLRQVFPDVPRHEPIGEHDTLLSIEKARRLLGYEPRFSWRDEVGRAPVV, from the coding sequence ATGCGTATCGCCGTGACGGGTTCGTCAGGAAAGCTCGGTTCGGTCGTTGCGCGCGAGCTGCGCGCGGCCGGTCATGAGGTCACCGGGTTGGATGCCGCAGGAGTGCGCGGCCCCGGATTCGTCCAGGTCGAACTCACCGACTACGGGCAGGTCGTCGACGCCTTGACCGCCGTGAACGACCAGCATGACGGCGTCGACGCCCTCGTGCATCTGGCCGCGATCCCCGCGCCGGGCATCCGCAGCGACGTCGCGACGTTCCACAACAACATCACGGCGACCTTCAACGCGTTCTGGGCGGCGTCGCGGCTCGGCATCCGGCGCATCGTGTACGCCTCGAGCGAGACCGTGCTCGGGCTGCCGTTCGACGTTCCGCCGCCGTATGTGCCCGTCGATGAGGAGTACCCGCCGCGCCCCGAATCGGTGTACTCGCTGGTCAAGGTGCTCGAAGAGCGAATGGCGACCGAGCTCGTGCGCTGGCATCCCGAACTGTCCATCACGGCGCTGCGGTTCTCAAACGTCATGTGGCCCGAAGACTATGCCGCCTTCCCCGCGTTCGACGATGACCCGCTGCTGCGCAAGTGGAACCTGTGGGGCTACGTCGATGCGCGCGACGGCGCCCAGGCCGTGCACTGCGCGCTCGAGAAGGCGCGACCGGGCTTCGACCAGTTCATCGTCGCCGCCGCCGACACCGTCATGTCGCGGACGAACGACGAACTGCTGCGTCAGGTGTTCCCCGACGTGCCGCGGCACGAGCCGATCGGCGAGCACGACACTCTGCTGTCCATCGAGAAGGCGCGACGCCTGCTCGGGTACGAGCCTCGGTTCTCGTGGCGCGACGAGGTGGGCCGCGCGCCCGTCGTCTGA
- a CDS encoding L-ribulose-5-phosphate 4-epimerase yields the protein MTDIDEAIAQVRADVARLHGELVRYGLVVWTGGNVSGRVPGADLFVIKPSGVSYDDLAPENMILCDLDGNVVPGSAGSDRSPSSDTAAHAYVYRNMPEVGGVVHTHSTYAVAWAARGEEIPCVITAMADEFGGPIPVGPFAIIGDDSIGRGIVQTLRGHRSRAVLMQNHGPFTIGASAKDAVKAAVMLEDVARTVHIARAGGEILPIPQAAIDSLYDRYQNVYGQSSDERRSGA from the coding sequence GTGACAGACATCGACGAGGCCATCGCACAGGTGCGCGCCGACGTGGCGCGGTTGCACGGCGAACTCGTGAGGTACGGGCTGGTCGTGTGGACCGGCGGCAATGTGTCGGGGCGGGTTCCCGGCGCCGATCTGTTCGTCATCAAGCCCTCGGGCGTCTCATATGACGATCTCGCGCCCGAGAACATGATCCTCTGCGATCTGGACGGCAATGTGGTTCCGGGCTCTGCCGGCAGCGACCGCAGCCCGTCCAGCGACACGGCCGCGCACGCCTACGTCTACCGGAACATGCCCGAGGTGGGCGGGGTCGTGCACACGCACTCGACTTATGCCGTCGCCTGGGCGGCGCGCGGCGAAGAGATCCCGTGCGTCATCACGGCGATGGCCGACGAGTTCGGCGGGCCGATCCCGGTCGGACCGTTCGCGATCATCGGTGACGATTCGATCGGCCGCGGCATCGTGCAGACCTTGCGGGGGCACCGCTCGCGCGCCGTGCTCATGCAGAACCACGGCCCCTTCACGATCGGGGCGAGTGCGAAGGACGCCGTCAAGGCAGCCGTCATGCTCGAAGACGTCGCCCGCACGGTGCACATCGCCCGCGCCGGCGGCGAGATCCTGCCCATCCCTCAGGCGGCCATCGACAGTCTGTATGACCGGTACCAGAACGTGTACGGGCAGAGCTCCGACGAGCGGCGGAGCGGCGCATGA
- a CDS encoding xylulokinase gives MSAEAIAAGRAVLGIELGSTRIKACLVGDDVNDILATGAHEWENSYVDGCWTYGLDEVWAGLEAAFADLSAQVRERYEVPLERVGAIGVSAMMHGYLAFGADDAPLVPFRTWRNTSTGRAAAELTELFGQNIPLRWSIAHLHQAVLDDEPHVRDVRFLTTLAGYVHWRLTGRRVLGVGDASGMFPIDPRTGDYDAALLARYDDRVEGIPPLRELLPEVLTAGDAAGALTPDGAALLDPSGMLQPGALLCPPEGDAGTGMVATNAVAPRTGNVSAGTSIFAMVVLEHALADVHHEIDLVTTPAGDPVAMVHCNNGASELAAWAGLFERFAAASGHPVHADAVFDVLFREALDGDADAGGLLAYNHLAGEPIAGTDAGRPLFVRTPDSAFTLANLMRAQIYGVFGTLALGMRILADEHVALETMYAHGGMFRTAGVAQRFLAAALNAPVAVGQTASEGGAWGIALLAAFCAEASTLDLTSYLRDSVFASAAVDVATPDPADVAGFSAYLDRYRAGLAVERAAVAAISEGKP, from the coding sequence ATGAGCGCCGAGGCGATCGCCGCCGGCCGGGCAGTGCTCGGAATCGAGCTGGGCTCGACCCGCATCAAGGCGTGCCTGGTGGGCGACGACGTCAACGACATCCTCGCCACTGGGGCGCACGAGTGGGAGAACTCCTACGTCGACGGTTGCTGGACCTACGGGCTTGACGAAGTGTGGGCAGGGTTGGAGGCGGCCTTCGCCGACCTGTCCGCGCAGGTGCGTGAGCGCTACGAGGTGCCGCTTGAGCGGGTCGGGGCGATCGGCGTCTCGGCGATGATGCACGGCTATCTCGCCTTCGGCGCCGACGATGCGCCGCTCGTGCCGTTCCGCACCTGGCGCAACACATCCACCGGCCGCGCCGCCGCCGAGCTGACCGAACTGTTCGGGCAGAACATCCCCCTGCGGTGGTCGATCGCCCACCTGCACCAGGCAGTGCTCGACGACGAGCCGCACGTGCGCGACGTGCGTTTTCTCACGACCCTCGCCGGGTACGTGCACTGGCGACTCACCGGTCGGCGGGTGCTGGGAGTGGGGGATGCCTCGGGCATGTTCCCGATCGATCCGAGAACCGGTGACTACGATGCCGCGCTGCTGGCGCGATACGACGATCGCGTCGAAGGCATTCCGCCGCTGCGCGAGCTACTGCCCGAAGTGCTCACCGCGGGTGATGCGGCCGGAGCGCTCACGCCCGACGGTGCCGCGCTGCTCGACCCGTCAGGCATGCTGCAGCCGGGGGCGCTGTTGTGCCCGCCGGAAGGGGATGCCGGAACCGGCATGGTCGCCACGAACGCCGTCGCTCCCCGCACCGGGAACGTCAGCGCCGGCACCAGCATCTTCGCAATGGTCGTGCTTGAGCATGCCCTTGCCGACGTGCACCACGAGATCGACCTGGTCACCACCCCCGCCGGCGACCCGGTCGCGATGGTGCACTGCAACAACGGCGCCAGCGAACTGGCGGCGTGGGCCGGCCTGTTCGAGCGGTTCGCCGCGGCATCCGGGCACCCTGTCCACGCCGATGCGGTGTTCGATGTGCTCTTCCGCGAAGCTCTCGACGGTGACGCCGACGCGGGCGGGCTTCTCGCCTACAACCACCTCGCCGGCGAGCCGATCGCCGGCACCGATGCCGGCCGGCCGCTCTTCGTGCGAACCCCCGACAGTGCGTTCACGCTGGCGAACCTCATGCGCGCCCAGATCTACGGCGTGTTCGGCACCCTGGCGCTGGGCATGCGCATCCTTGCCGACGAGCATGTCGCCCTCGAGACGATGTATGCCCACGGCGGAATGTTCCGCACGGCCGGGGTCGCTCAGCGGTTTCTCGCGGCCGCGCTGAACGCGCCCGTCGCGGTGGGCCAGACGGCGTCGGAGGGCGGGGCGTGGGGCATCGCCTTGCTCGCGGCGTTCTGCGCTGAGGCATCCACTCTCGACCTGACCAGTTACCTGCGCGATAGCGTCTTCGCATCGGCGGCGGTGGATGTCGCCACCCCCGATCCGGCCGACGTCGCCGGGTTCTCCGCATACCTCGACCGCTATCGCGCGGGGCTCGCCGTCGAGCGCGCCGCCGTCGCCGCCATCTCGGAAGGAAAACCATGA